The genomic DNA CGGTGCCGCAGACCTCGCACGGCTGGCCGGTGCGCCCGTGCACGCGCATCCGGGTGCGCTTGCCGTCCTTGAGGGCCTCCGGGGGAAGGCCGACCGCCTGCTGCACCGCCCCGCCGAGCACGAGCGCCGTCGCGTCGGCGAGCCGCTCGAGCCGGTCCTCGTCCAGCCCGCCCGCGGGGGCGAAGGGCGAGATCCGGGCCGCGTGCATGATGTCGTCGGAGTAGGCGTTGCCGATGCCCGCGACGACCTTCTGGTCGGTGAGGACGGTCTTCAGCCGCTGCCGGGTGCCGGCGAGCGCCTCGCCCCAGCCGCGCGCGTCGAGCGCGAGCGGGTCCGAGCCCAGGGCGGCGACGTAGGGCACCGTCATGGGGTCGTGGACGACGTGGACGGCGAGCCGCTTCTGCGTGCCTGCCTCGGTGAGGTCGAGCGCGGCCATCCCCTCCCCGTCGTCGAGGAGCACCCGCAGCGCCAGCGGGCCCTTGCCGGGCCGCGCCATGGTCGTCGGGGCCGGGTCGCGCCACTGCGCCCAGCC from Aquipuribacter hungaricus includes the following:
- a CDS encoding DNA-formamidopyrimidine glycosylase family protein; amino-acid sequence: MPELPEVEALVQFLAGRAVGRVVARVDVLALNVLKTFDPPPTALQGLSVVGVSRHGKVVDLDVDGLHLLVHFSRAGWAQWRDPAPTTMARPGKGPLALRVLLDDGEGMAALDLTEAGTQKRLAVHVVHDPMTVPYVAALGSDPLALDARGWGEALAGTRQRLKTVLTDQKVVAGIGNAYSDDIMHAARISPFAPAGGLDEDRLERLADATALVLGGAVQQAVGLPPEALKDGKRTRMRVHGRTGQPCEVCGTAVAEVSYTDTSFQYCPTCQTGGQVLADRRLSRLLK